One genomic window of Prochlorococcus sp. MIT 0801 includes the following:
- a CDS encoding DUF2905 domain-containing protein: protein MQKMLITVGLLIASIGVLYPYLKRIGLGRLPGDIIIRSENSSFYFPVVSCIAISLLLSVIFNLFRSS, encoded by the coding sequence ATGCAAAAAATGCTAATCACAGTAGGACTACTGATCGCATCAATAGGTGTTCTATATCCTTACTTAAAACGAATAGGGTTAGGACGATTGCCTGGGGACATCATTATTCGAAGTGAAAACTCATCTTTTTATTTTCCAGTAGTTAGCTGTATTGCCATCAGCCTGCTTCTTTCAGTCATTTTTAATTTATTTCGATCCTCCTAA
- a CDS encoding AAA family ATPase has translation MKPDLRITDPDDFEKVVARQCMTLGYEVVMPTKNNPGYDIELIKGKERIAVQVKCHKAKQNTGQYKKFVAFLELPIASNFTSGWFISQSGYSKNVLALAEADREPNLKLGTSSQRGIKWNYDPDLAPGESPEEEKEEDIEEKNVKDEAVKYFGIFTCKGGVGKTTVAAHLAGAFAIMGYDVILLDLDPDRNLRKLFLQDQDSDEDASLYIPPNKKGFSGATITVLNADEWDERSYSEKVVICDCSPVLSENPKYLIRKFDYCVIPTTLNPLGIAKNGDVITRTFKHIRKMNNKAEMFCLINSYSGAQSYEERNKHLLALVEKPIKEYQKNDPKCQLIHPDYVKIRESRALRYWGYHLVDGSPPQLAFKSVANRSAPRTDFMQLAEYLEDHTSITSTRELD, from the coding sequence ATGAAGCCAGACTTACGAATCACTGATCCTGATGATTTCGAGAAAGTCGTAGCAAGACAATGTATGACTTTGGGCTACGAAGTCGTAATGCCAACAAAAAACAATCCCGGATACGACATTGAATTAATTAAAGGGAAAGAAAGAATCGCTGTACAAGTTAAATGTCATAAAGCAAAGCAAAACACAGGTCAATACAAAAAGTTTGTTGCTTTTTTAGAACTTCCAATAGCTTCAAATTTCACTAGTGGATGGTTTATCTCGCAAAGTGGATATAGCAAAAATGTTTTAGCTCTTGCTGAAGCAGATCGAGAGCCAAATCTAAAGCTAGGAACTTCCTCACAAAGAGGAATCAAATGGAATTATGACCCTGATTTAGCCCCAGGAGAAAGCCCTGAAGAAGAGAAAGAAGAGGATATAGAGGAAAAGAATGTAAAAGATGAAGCAGTCAAATATTTTGGAATTTTCACTTGTAAAGGAGGTGTTGGGAAAACGACTGTTGCAGCTCATCTGGCTGGTGCATTCGCAATAATGGGTTATGACGTAATCCTGCTAGATCTTGATCCTGACAGGAATTTGAGGAAATTGTTTCTTCAAGATCAGGACTCTGATGAAGATGCTTCTTTGTATATCCCCCCCAATAAAAAAGGTTTTTCAGGAGCAACAATCACTGTCTTAAATGCCGACGAATGGGATGAAAGGTCATATTCCGAAAAAGTCGTTATTTGTGATTGCTCTCCTGTCCTTTCCGAAAATCCTAAGTATCTAATAAGAAAATTTGATTATTGCGTAATACCCACAACCCTTAATCCTCTTGGTATCGCAAAGAATGGCGATGTGATCACAAGAACTTTCAAACATATTAGAAAAATGAATAACAAGGCTGAAATGTTTTGTTTGATCAACTCATATAGCGGAGCTCAATCATACGAAGAAAGAAATAAACATCTATTAGCCTTGGTTGAAAAGCCAATCAAGGAATATCAAAAGAACGATCCAAAATGTCAACTTATACATCCTGATTATGTGAAGATTAGAGAAAGTAGAGCTCTTCGATATTGGGGGTATCACCTTGTCGATGGATCTCCACCTCAATTAGCTTTCAAATCTGTTGCTAATAGAAGTGCTCCAAGAACTGACTTCATGCAATTAGCAGAATATTTAGAGGATCACACCTCAATCACTTCAACAAGAGAACTTGATTAA